The Burkholderia mayonis DNA window GCGAAGGCCGCCCGCGTCGAAGGCAGCAGGCGGGACGCGGGCAAGGAGGCGGGTGCATCGGGCGCGCAGCCGGCGTGCGCCGAAGACATGCGAGCCGGCGCAGTCGCGTCCGACGCGGCTCAAGCGGCTCAAGCGGCTCAAGCGGCTCAAGCGGCTCATGCAGCTCATGCGGCCGATGCGGCCGATGCGGTCTGCACGGCTGCGGCGACAAGGCCATTCGGCGACTTGCCGTCCCGACGCATCCGGCATGGCGCCCGCGCCCGCAAAATCGACGGCAACGAAACCGCGCCCGAAAGCAAAACGGGCGGCCCACGCCGCCCGCTTCACCGCATCAAGCTCGCCGCGGACGGCGCAGCCGCCGCCGAGCGGACGCGAATCGGCTGGACGCCGCCGCCGAATCGCGAGCGCAAGCCGCGATGCTTACGGATTCAGATACTGGAACAGCGACAGATTCTGCATCTGCACGAACGCCTTCTGCGCGGCGCTCAGCGAATTCTGCAGTTGCAGGAACTGGCTGATCGCGGCCGGCAGGTTCGTGTCGGTCAGGTTCGACAGGCTGTTCGTCGTCTGAAGCGAATTCGTCGTCGTCACCGACTGCATCGCCTTCACTTCCTGCAGGCGGCCGCCGACCGACGCCTGCACGGTCAGCACGTTCGTCATCGTGTTCATCAGCTTCGTCAACGCGGTGGCCATCGTGTTCGTCAGTGCGGTCGACGCGGTCGCACTGTTGCCGACGGGCGTCTTCAGCGCGGCGATCACCGTGTCGAGCGTCGCGAACACGTCGGTGCCCGCCTGCGGCGCGGGCGTCACCGTGAATGTATCGCCCGCCGCCGGCGTGCCCGACACCGCGACCGTCTGCCCGCCGAGATTGATCCCCACGCCCGCCGAGTAAGGCTGCGCAGTGGTCGTCGTCGGCGGCGCGACCGTGTTGTCGGTCACCGTGTAGGTCGGCGCCGCCGCCGTGCCGCCGAACGTGATCGTGAACTGGTGCGTGTTGGTCGGATCGGACGGATTCGTGATGCTGACCGCGCCGATCGTGCCCGT harbors:
- the flgL gene encoding flagellar hook-associated protein FlgL, producing MRISSSQLYSLNVDMMNDQQAQIAQLYQQVSSGVSLTTPADNPLAAAQAVQLSATSATLAQYTSNQFVVQTALQTESATLTSVSDALNAAHQAILHVGDGGLSDSDRAALAEQIQGSRDHLLTLANTADGAGNYLFSGFQPTTQPFSNKPGGGVTYAGDYGARTVQIADTRTISQGDNGASVFTSVPFLGSLPVPAAGASNTGTGTIGAVSITNPSDPTNTHQFTITFGGTAAAPTYTVTDNTVAPPTTTTAQPYSAGVGINLGGQTVAVSGTPAAGDTFTVTPAPQAGTDVFATLDTVIAALKTPVGNSATASTALTNTMATALTKLMNTMTNVLTVQASVGGRLQEVKAMQSVTTTNSLQTTNSLSNLTDTNLPAAISQFLQLQNSLSAAQKAFVQMQNLSLFQYLNP